Genomic DNA from Candidatus Bathyarchaeia archaeon:
AGGCCACGAAGCTGTTCAATATTTTGACGCGGGTGAAAGAGCTCGTCCGCGGCCTAGAGGGGTTGGAGGAGGCTGGCGATCTGACCATAGCGAGGCTGGAGGAGGCTGAAAGGACTCTGAGAAGATTCGTCGGCCAGTTGGAAAATAGAGTCGAGCGTGAGGGGAGCGCCCCCCTTGCCATTCAATCAGTTTCGAGGGGGTGAGGAGTTTGGAGATATCATACTTCCTAGCTGGGGTGCTGAGCGGCATAGCGTTGTTGTTCGCGTTCCTGATAATGATGCCCATGGAGTGGTTGGAGTGATGGGGAGGTTCAAGAAGCCGGATCCTTTCGCGATTTATTCCATCGAGGACTATTATCGGGATGCGGATGGCAATTGGAGATTGAAGAAGAACCGCTGAAGCCCTAGGCGGCGATTCCAAACAATCCCTCCCTTTTTTCCCTAGGAGCGGCCTTGCCCTTTCCGGAGGCCCAGATGGTTTGCAATACCCCATGGGCAATAGATTCTAAATCCCAAGGGCTTATCTGGGCAATCTTTATCTCCTAGACTGGCGACTGAAGGGCCTTCAGGCAGCGGTGGGCATCTCTTGGGCAAATATGGTGGATATATGGGCCGAATCCTCCGGGTGGATCTTTCCTCGGGATCGATCGAGGTAGAGGAGCTGGATTGGGAGATCGCGGCCAAATACGTTGGCGGAAGGGGCTATGCGGCGAAGCTCCTTTACGATGGCCTCCCGAAGGGCGTTGATCCCCTCTCCCCTGAGAACATCCTAGTATTCGCCACAGGGCCCGTGACCGGGCTCCCAGCGCCAACCTCTGGTAGGTTCTCAATATCGGCGAAGAGCCCGTTGACCGGCACCATAATGGATTCCAATTGCGGGGGATATATAGGGGTCGAGCTGAAGAGGGCGGGTTTTGATGTCATCATAGTGGAGGGGGCCAGCCCCAGCCCAGTTTACCTCCTAATCCGCAACGAAGGGGCCGAGCTTAAGCCAGCGGAGCATCTATGGGGAAAGCTCGTAGACGAGGTTCAAGGGATGATAAGAAGGGAGGTTGGAGATGATAGGGTTAAGGTGGCCTCCATAGGGCCGGCCGGGGAGAATAGGGTCAGGATCGCCTCAATAATGGCTGACATCCATAGGGCCGCTGGGAGGGGGGGCTTGGGGGCCGTGATGGGATCGAAGGGTCTTAAGGCGATAGCCGCAATAGGCGATAAAAGGATCGAGCCCGCTAACGAGCGCGCCTTCTTGAAGGAGGTCAAGATGGTTAATGAGGTGCTCTCCCGGAATCCACTGACGGGCGATACCTTAGGCAGATACGGCACTGCCTCCTTGGTCCATATAATAAACAGGGCCGGAATATTGCCGACGAAGAACTTCCAGCTGGGGACCTTCGAGGATGCTGAGGCGGTGAGCGGGGAGGCGATAGCGAAGAGCATCCTAGTCAAGAAGAAGGGCTGCTTCGCCTGCCCGATAATGTGCGGGAGGGTCACGAAGATAAAGGGCCCCGGCGGGGAGATAATGAGCGAGGGGCCCGAGTATGAAACCGTATGGTCGCTCGGCCCTAATTGTGGGATCTCCGATATAGGGAGGATAGCCATGATAAACCATCTCTGCAACCTCTACGGGCTTGATACGATCTCCTTCGGCAATACGGTCGGATTTCTGATGGAAGCCCGCGAGAAGGGGTTGCTAGAGGTCGAGAAGCCTGATCTTAGATGGGGAAACCATGAGGCCGTTGAGGAGATGGTAAGGCTGACGGCTGAGCGAAGGGGGATCGGGGAGCTAGCATCAGAGGGCGTTAAGAGGATCTCGGAAAGGATAGGTGGGAAGGAGTTCGCCATGCATGTGAAGGGGATGGAGCTCCCAGCCTATGATCCCAGGGGGGCGAAGGGACAGGGCCTCGCTTATGCGACATCAAATAGGGGCGGCTGCCACCTCAGGGCCTATATGATAGAGAGCGAGATATTGAGCCTTCCGCGCTATTTGGATCCGCTGAAGAGCGAGGGGAAGGCCGGGCTTGTGAAGAGGATGCAAGACGTCTTCGCCGTCTTGGATAGCATGATAATGTGCAAATACACTACGCTGGCCCTGTTCAAGACCTTGGAATATGAGCCCTACTTCTACGCCCGCCTCCTCACAACCGCGACGGGCTTCTATTTCGATGAAGAGGAGTTCCGCAGAGCCGGGGAGAGGATTTACAATATCGAACGCCTCTTCAACGCTCGCGAGGGGTTCGGGAGGGTCGACGATTCGCTGCCGCCGAGGTTAAGCGGGACCCCGATGCCATCCGGGCCCGCCGAAGGCCAGATCATAGATTTGGGCCCAATGCTCGATGAATACTACGCCATCAGGGGATGGATGCCCAATGGCATCCCGTCGGACAAGAGGCTTCAAGAGCTCGGGATAATCTCGCAGCCCACATGGCCGAAGCTCCAAGTCGCCTTGGATTTAAGGGATTTGGAGGAGGCCCTCAGGATAGCCGAACTCTCCCATAGGGGAGGGGCCGAATGGCTGGAGGCTGGCACGCCCTTGGTGAAGAGCGCGGGCATGAGGGCCGTCAGCGAACTCAGGAGGAGGTTCCCGTCAGCGACGATAGTCGCCGATCTCAAGACCTTGGACACGGGTTGGCTGGAAACGGAGATAGCAGTCCTAGCGGGCGCGGATATCGTTTCAATATCCGGGTTGGCCAGCGATAATACCATAAGGGATTCAATCGGATGCGCTAGGAAATATGGTGCTAAGGTCATGGTCGATCTCTTGGAGGTGAGGGATCCGATCAAGCGCGCAAAGGAGATAGAGGCGCTGGGGGCCGATTACATATGCGCCCATTCAGCTATAGACGTGCAAAGGGATAGGGACCAAGAGATAGATAGGAAGGTATCCCTCATTGCGGACCTCGCCAAGTCGATATCGATCCCCCTCGCGGTCGCCGGAGGGATCAGATACGATACGGCGAGGAAACTTGTAAGGGCTGGGGCCAAGATAATAATCGTTGGGGCGGCGGTGACTAGGGCGGCCGATCCCATGATGGCGACGAGGAGGATCGTTGAATCGATCTGCTCCTGAGTCCCTCCCCCTTCACTCCGATATCTTCTTCAATTGATTCCTGTACATTTCGGCAATCTCCTTCGAAGTTGTGGCATCCTCCGGAGATTTATCGTCCCTCCAGTTCCCGGTGAACCGAGGGAATCTTAGGGCGAAGCCGCTGCCCCTCCGAACCGAATCCTTAGAGCAGGTATGGAGCGGCGATAGGGAAATCTCATCCGCGGCTATCTCCATCACCAAGGATGGCACGAACCATACATCGGGCTCGATCTGGGATTTGACCCTGGGATGCTTATGATTGATGACGTAGGGCTTCATCTTCTCCGGCAGGGCCTTCAGGTCCTCGTCGGTGAAGCCGCTCCCGAGCTTGCATACGGTTTCGAATACATCCTCCTCATCATTATAGGCAGCCATCAGAAGTGCGCCATATGTGCCCGCCCTCTTCCCTCGCCCCATGAAAGCGCCGACGGGAACCAAGTCGAACGTATCTATCGCCTCCGCCTTGTAGGACCTCTTGTACTTTATCCAAAGCCACCCCCTAGCCCCGGCTTGATAAACGGAATTTTCCTGCAGGCTCTTCACCACTAAACCCTCGCAGCCCAAGGATATCGCGTGCTCAAAGTAGGCCTCAAGCTCCTCTGGATCGCTAACGATCTTCCTCTCCGCGATCTTCACGAAATCCGTCTCAGTCACTATGCTCTCCAATTCCTTCCTCCTAATTGGATATGGTTCGCGGGTTAGATCCCTGCCCACGTAGAGGGCATCGAAGGCGAAGAAGACCACCGGGATCTCCTCCGCCATCTCCTCGATCATGTACTTCCTGCCCCTTCGCTGGGAGATCATCTGGAACGGCATCATCTCCCCCGTGTTCGGATCGACCCCAACGCATTCTCCCTCCAAAACGGCTCCATTCGACTTAACGGCCTCCCTAAGATGCGATACCACATCTGGGAATTGCTCTGTTATGTTCTCCAACCTCCTCGAAAATAGAATGATCGAGTCGCCCGAGATATGGGCTTGAACCCTGAGCCCATCGTACTTGTATTCTGCTGAGCCTCGCCCACCCAATTTCTCCAATATCTCGGATGGCGATGAGAGCCTCTCCGCCAGCATGGGCCTTATCGGCCTCCCGAGGATTATCCCGAACCTCTTTATGCCCTCTAGCCCCTCCTCGGCGACCTTCTTGGCCACATAGCCCAAGTCCGATGATAGGTTATACGCCCTCTCTATCTCCTCCCTAAACTCCTTAGTGCCCGCGAAGGCCACCGATAGGGCATCGAGAATCGTCATATCCGCGATTCCGAGCCTTAACTTCCCCAAGGCCGTCCTGACGATATATTTGCCCTCCTTCGGGGAGGCATTGTTGAGGAGCTTCGTGAGGAGCCTTATCTTCAAATCGACCGATCCCGGGCCCGTGGAGCGGGAGATCTTATCGAATGCATCGTAGACATCCTCCACGGTCAGTGCCTCTTGGAAGAGGATCGATTGGGACCTCCTCTCCAACAGGGCCTCAGTAGCCTTCCCGAGATCCCCGACCCTCCGATATAGCTCTTCCACCTCCCCCTCTCGCCTGCCCGATGAGGCGGCGATGGCCCTTATGGCGAGCTTCTCAGCTACCCCGAGCTCGATCCCCATATAATCGGGGCATATCTTTCCTTGGGAGAGATATACAACCTTATCTATGATCCCCTTTGGCGTTCGCCTGAATAAATCCGCCAATAGTTCAGTCATCTCAAGCCTTTTGGTTGTGGCCTCTATCCTCTCATAAGCATCCGCTATGATCGAATACCTCAATGCTCTCCCGATGGGATTTTATGTTCCGTCCTTAATTTACCTTATCGAAGCCCCTTCGGCCCCCTCACGCGAAGGCCCAAAATCCTATTTCAGTTAACAATCGTGCTCAAAGCTTATAAGAGCGCCCTCGAATCCCCGCAGGGGAAGGGCCGATGGGGAGGGCATTGCTGGGGGACAGTGGATTCGCGTTCTTCCCGGCTCACGAGGATCCAAGAATTATGTATGGATCCTCGAGTTGATGGACTATGGCCGATGCTCCGGTGCTCATACCGTTATTGGTCCTCGGGGCCCTGATCGGCTTTTTATTACGCGGAACGGGAGCCAAAATAGGCTGGAGGTTCGTGGCCCTTGGCTCCATTCTCGGAGGATTGGGGAACTTGGCGCATGGGGCCGTATTAATGCTGACCCGGGGCAGGATGGCGGCCGAGAGTGTTACCAGAATCCCGGCGATCAGGCAGGTCGTGGCCATCGATCCTCCCCCCCTCTTCCTAGCGCTCTGTTTCCTGACTGGCTCCCTCATGGTCCTATTCGTCTTCGCATCGGCAATCTTGATGCTCCGGATATGGAGGGGGAGAGGGCTTGAGGAATGATGGGGAGATAGTAAGCGCCGAGGGGGTCACCAAGGTCTATTCCACAGGCGGATTGCGCTATGAGGCCCTTCGCGGGATATCGATCCGGATCGAGAGCGGGGAACTCATTTCCATAGTGGGGCCCTCGGGCAGCGGGAAATCCACGTTGCTCCACATCATGGGCCTGATCGATAAGCCCAGCAGCGGGAGGGTCTTCTTCGAGGGCCGGGATACCTCGAAGATGGGCGAGGATGCGCTCGCGATGCTGAGGAACGAGCGCATCGGATTCGTCTTCCAAGCCTACAACTTGGTCCATCGCTTGACGGCCTTGGAGAACGTGGAGCTCCCCCTGATCTCGCGCGGAATTGACCCAAAGATCCGGCGGGAGAGGGCGATGAAAATGCTGGAGCTGGTCGGCCTTTCTTCGAAATACAAGAACAGGCCTTACGAGCTGAGCGGGGGTGAGCAGCAAAGGGTCGCAATCGCGCGAGCGCTCGTTACGAACCCCTCCATAGTTTTCGGCGATGAGATCACGGGGAATTTGGATAGCAAAACAACGCTCCAGATCGTGGAACTGGTGAGGGAGATAAATGAAAGTACCGGCACAGCCTTCGTCCTAGTGACCCATAACCCAGAAGTCGCCGCAGCAACCCGAAGGCGCATATTCCTACGGGATGGGAGGATAGAAAGGGACGAACGGAGGGAGGATTTCAATTGAGGGATATCCGCCTCGCGCCGGCCATATTGATTGCGCTGATCGCATTGGGATATGCAACAACTTCGTTCTCGGTCCAAGGGGCCGTCTATCAAACGCCGCAGTTCAAGGTCGTGAGGGCGTCTTGGGGCACCTCTGACTCCGAGATCCAATCTGCCCCGGGGGATAAGAACATACCACTTTTAGTTATCGCGCAAAACATGAGCAATTCGACCATCACTGGCTTGAGCGGGACCTTGTTCCTGCAACCGCCCTTCTCCAACATCTCCGGCGGAAGGCTCGCCCGCGCCTTCTATGAGGGCAGCGTTCCCCCAGGATCGACGTTCCTTTTGAGGTTCCCCTTGAACATAGATCCAGACGCGAGCCCGGGCGAGTATCGGCTGAGCATGAGGATCGAGTACCTAATGCTCGTAAGCGGCGTTGGGAAGACCCTCTACGTCGCCATGGAGGGAATTGTAGATATCCCAGTCTTGGTTACGGGAATGCGCTATCTAATGATCTATTCCTTGAGCACTTTGCCCAGCGAAATTCAGCCGGCCGGGAACTTCACGATATCCGGGAGCATAGTCAATACGGCCTCCTCGAGCTTCTATAACACCAACGTTTCGGTCTCATCGCCCGCGCTCGTGCGCTCTCCCTTCCTATTCATGGGGCAGGTGGATCCGAACATCCCGAGGCCGTTCAGCTTCTCCCTCCAAGCCAAAAGGGATCTCCAGAGCGGGGAGTACCCGATCAAAATCACAGTAACCTATCGAGATTCGCTAGGCGTGATCCATGTCAACTCGGCGACGGTGACCATAAGCGTTCAACAGCGCGCGATCCAAACTAGGCCCGTAATAACCCAAGCGGAGAGGGGTCCCTTAGAAACGGCCATTGAGATCATTTGGAGGCTCATCAGGTTCTTCCTCGGCCTCTTCGCCCTGCCATCCATCGGGCGCGCATGGGAGGGATTTCAGGCGCTTGCGAGCGGCTGATGTATATTCGATGGCCCTCAAGGCGCTTAAGGATCGGAAGCTACGGAGCGCATTGACAATCCTAGGCATCACAATAGGATCGGCCCTCATAGTCGCCTTGGTCGCATCCACCGGCGGCCTCACCGCCAGCGTATCCAAGCAGATAGAGAAGATAGGCATTACGACCATAATGATCTCCTCAACCTCGCCTCGATTCCAGATCACCGATGAGGACGTAATCTCCGTGAGGGGGATCCCGGGCGTAAAGGACGTCATCCCCTATATCTCTAGGAGGTTGAGCCTCAATTATGGAAGCAACAGCCTCTCCGTTTCGCTATTCGGGATCGAGCAGGGCAAGATCCAATCGATTTACAAGGGTCTCGCCTTAAGCCGGGGCACCTTGGCCGATGAATATGACCCGACCGGGGTGATCATTGGATCGGCCATAGCCAATCCCCCATCCGAGAGCTTTCCACCCCTCGACGTCAACGAGATGCTGATCCTCCAAGGGGGAGTTGGCTCGTCAACGTCGACATATTCCTTCATAGTAAAGGGGATCCTAGCGCCCTATGGCGCCGCGGGGTTCTTGGATATAGACGAGGCCGTCTTCATGAGCTTAACCGGAGCGCGCCTGTTATTCCGTTCGGCATATTATTCGGGCTTGTACGTCATCGCGGAGTCGGCCGACGCGGTGGACTCCGTCGTGACCTCATTACAAAACTATTACGGCTCAAGCGCTAGGATCAGTAGCCCCTCCGCGCTCCTATCCACCGCGCAATCAGTCACCACTCAGCTCACCTACTTCCTCGGGAGCATCGCGGCGGTTTCGCTCTTCGTCGCCGGGGTCGGGATAGCTAATACAATGTATATCTCGGTCGTTGAGAGGACCCGGGAGATAGGGATCCTTAAGGCGATCGGATACAGGCCTAGGCAGATCCTCTCGCTCTTCTTGGCGGAGGCCGCGGTAACCGGGATGATAGGAGGCTTGATCGGGACGTCGGCCGGTGTGCTGCTGTCCTTCCTCCTAAGCGGGAATCTGCCGTTCGGTTTCCGGGTTCCGGGCATCGGGTTCAGGCCCGGCCAGAGCGCGACCGCGGGCGCATCCTTCTCGCCAGCGCTTTCCGCGGAGCTGATCCTCTTCTCCCTAACTTTTCCAGTGGCCATCGCGATCCTAGCGGGGCTTTACCCAGCTTGGCGCGCTTCTAGGATGGATACAGTGATCGCCCTGAAGTACGAATGAGGGGCGGGAGAGGCTTTGGGGGAAGGTAAGGGGGCATAATTAGGGTTGAGGGGATCGCTTTCATCAATACTCCTCTTGGCGATCCTGAGTCCCCTCCCTTGGATGGGGAAGGCGCTGGGGAGCGATGTGCCAGTTGAGATGTCCCCCGGCAAGGTCCCGCCACTGGGCAATAACCATTACCTAAGGACCCCGGAGGTTCGGGTCAAGGCCGGATTCTCGAGGGCGATAATCCTCCAAGAAACCGTTGGGGATCTCCTGTTCAGTGTAACAGTCGAGGGAAGGAGGCGGAACATAGCGATCTATATCCCGCCGGAGTTCGGGGTGAAGGGCTTAGATCACGTTTGGACCGATATAACGAACGATTATCGATTCATATCGCTATCGAGGCTCTCCGACCGCGACCCGATAGCCCCCGGGTGGAGGAGGGTCCTCGTTTCTAGCGAAAGGGGCATACCCCCGGGATCCCATTTCATAAGGATATTCAATGTCACCGCCCCCAGTATCGTTGGGCGATATTTCTTCAAGATATATGTGGACGGTGCCTCCATTGGTGCCGAAAATTTTCCAACGCTCGTGGTATCGGCGGACCCGAACCCGGCCTATATCTCCGGAACGGTCCTTGACGGCGGTAGGGATCCGACGCGCTACGGCAGGCCCATTCGCCTCGAGGAGGGGCAGGGCGGGATGGTCATAGCGGAGGGGGTGACCCCGGATGGGCGTGTGATCGTGGCCCAAGCCTTCTTCAATTCATCGGCCAATGGTCGATATACCCTCTATGGCCTAGCCCCGGGCATATATCGATTAA
This window encodes:
- a CDS encoding orotidine 5'-phosphate decarboxylase / HUMPS family protein, with amino-acid sequence MGRILRVDLSSGSIEVEELDWEIAAKYVGGRGYAAKLLYDGLPKGVDPLSPENILVFATGPVTGLPAPTSGRFSISAKSPLTGTIMDSNCGGYIGVELKRAGFDVIIVEGASPSPVYLLIRNEGAELKPAEHLWGKLVDEVQGMIRREVGDDRVKVASIGPAGENRVRIASIMADIHRAAGRGGLGAVMGSKGLKAIAAIGDKRIEPANERAFLKEVKMVNEVLSRNPLTGDTLGRYGTASLVHIINRAGILPTKNFQLGTFEDAEAVSGEAIAKSILVKKKGCFACPIMCGRVTKIKGPGGEIMSEGPEYETVWSLGPNCGISDIGRIAMINHLCNLYGLDTISFGNTVGFLMEAREKGLLEVEKPDLRWGNHEAVEEMVRLTAERRGIGELASEGVKRISERIGGKEFAMHVKGMELPAYDPRGAKGQGLAYATSNRGGCHLRAYMIESEILSLPRYLDPLKSEGKAGLVKRMQDVFAVLDSMIMCKYTTLALFKTLEYEPYFYARLLTTATGFYFDEEEFRRAGERIYNIERLFNAREGFGRVDDSLPPRLSGTPMPSGPAEGQIIDLGPMLDEYYAIRGWMPNGIPSDKRLQELGIISQPTWPKLQVALDLRDLEEALRIAELSHRGGAEWLEAGTPLVKSAGMRAVSELRRRFPSATIVADLKTLDTGWLETEIAVLAGADIVSISGLASDNTIRDSIGCARKYGAKVMVDLLEVRDPIKRAKEIEALGADYICAHSAIDVQRDRDQEIDRKVSLIADLAKSISIPLAVAGGIRYDTARKLVRAGAKIIIVGAAVTRAADPMMATRRIVESICS
- a CDS encoding ATP-dependent DNA ligase, whose product is MRYSIIADAYERIEATTKRLEMTELLADLFRRTPKGIIDKVVYLSQGKICPDYMGIELGVAEKLAIRAIAASSGRREGEVEELYRRVGDLGKATEALLERRSQSILFQEALTVEDVYDAFDKISRSTGPGSVDLKIRLLTKLLNNASPKEGKYIVRTALGKLRLGIADMTILDALSVAFAGTKEFREEIERAYNLSSDLGYVAKKVAEEGLEGIKRFGIILGRPIRPMLAERLSSPSEILEKLGGRGSAEYKYDGLRVQAHISGDSIILFSRRLENITEQFPDVVSHLREAVKSNGAVLEGECVGVDPNTGEMMPFQMISQRRGRKYMIEEMAEEIPVVFFAFDALYVGRDLTREPYPIRRKELESIVTETDFVKIAERKIVSDPEELEAYFEHAISLGCEGLVVKSLQENSVYQAGARGWLWIKYKRSYKAEAIDTFDLVPVGAFMGRGKRAGTYGALLMAAYNDEEDVFETVCKLGSGFTDEDLKALPEKMKPYVINHKHPRVKSQIEPDVWFVPSLVMEIAADEISLSPLHTCSKDSVRRGSGFALRFPRFTGNWRDDKSPEDATTSKEIAEMYRNQLKKISE
- a CDS encoding ABC transporter ATP-binding protein, which produces MRNDGEIVSAEGVTKVYSTGGLRYEALRGISIRIESGELISIVGPSGSGKSTLLHIMGLIDKPSSGRVFFEGRDTSKMGEDALAMLRNERIGFVFQAYNLVHRLTALENVELPLISRGIDPKIRRERAMKMLELVGLSSKYKNRPYELSGGEQQRVAIARALVTNPSIVFGDEITGNLDSKTTLQIVELVREINESTGTAFVLVTHNPEVAAATRRRIFLRDGRIERDERREDFN
- a CDS encoding FtsX-like permease family protein translates to MRAADVYSMALKALKDRKLRSALTILGITIGSALIVALVASTGGLTASVSKQIEKIGITTIMISSTSPRFQITDEDVISVRGIPGVKDVIPYISRRLSLNYGSNSLSVSLFGIEQGKIQSIYKGLALSRGTLADEYDPTGVIIGSAIANPPSESFPPLDVNEMLILQGGVGSSTSTYSFIVKGILAPYGAAGFLDIDEAVFMSLTGARLLFRSAYYSGLYVIAESADAVDSVVTSLQNYYGSSARISSPSALLSTAQSVTTQLTYFLGSIAAVSLFVAGVGIANTMYISVVERTREIGILKAIGYRPRQILSLFLAEAAVTGMIGGLIGTSAGVLLSFLLSGNLPFGFRVPGIGFRPGQSATAGASFSPALSAELILFSLTFPVAIAILAGLYPAWRASRMDTVIALKYE